Proteins from one Sabethes cyaneus chromosome 2, idSabCyanKW18_F2, whole genome shotgun sequence genomic window:
- the LOC128734057 gene encoding serine-rich adhesin for platelets-like → MSNRDSISLAKLKGQKWKAFAELTSKLIGLDSDDEDVPISEFTSEHRKSSKSHGSHHKNSNKYYSSTFAASVMSLGATGCSSAARSGIHSRHKGSVMRLDKADMGLYGLCPETDPFYAVICDICGSVVKPQGLQKHMSNRHHSHYSHASKSVSSSASHSGRDHHSYSDTPPRSNSNSGDSCRTDKVHQSNSSSKHDDLDNTPLKARSSGLSSKIKGKNGKSVSSFHSSSHHNGKPGSSSGSSSKTSIHETNPPTEANSNMVLSSRDQQKHESISSQTATLSGLLDKKGSLSSTSSGVSSDSTSSHNINSNSNPSPSGKGGKRSSSKLASSASSSSSSSSSSSSSSSSSSSFSTTSGNGGSSSSSSSSSSSSSTSIHTSSKLPSSSSERKSDHRREYDPDRHCGVTSSDGKRRCTRTLNCKSHSVSLRRAVPGRSKSFDRLLSEQKSVSVGQDENYIDVESSSNSSSGFDADGRARTTLAAVGVDNLNSSEHLSFTPEKSSPRNESAPSTPGSLKAASSSSLISSPSSAVSKSADFKNERSRHKQRSSTHSKSAGYQQDTSVASSSNSEQTSLKNPAVLRASKTQREQPLTIPSAAELLAHHFVEENPNTVLSDATIVMDPNTNLLKLSVSGTLHPTNENETPEESIQQFAANLMQEQQLTVTVPLSVISSMNISGNNMVNVNAGSDDPSAITSTTASLNEATTVAMQAGQILAAGASAGDNDLARADQFIPAELINQLPLVQTTADGTEIHDPNQYITASTGQELGDHALISNYNDQINYTIQTLAQNLHNAEHIAAGQALTTDLAESIDDIVPTINLLPAATNPLVLPQLQADLADSIILTPNQLSSISQSLVDQHFIENVTLKSELELLTVNTPVDISKINLLRTVDGDFIKERQQQQQASNVMYHAQIDEFRGVKMWYSNLPKPLHVNNFQLRRLGGGYVMNRKLLNIRKNLVNESNNLSKSLNSQLSPIGGPRSALNFNSSSARSGDHLLSPITGLGKSKDSNGGMGLSSSPVGNRPGQVNRGQRRLILPQASIKKPTEKTSCLLSNAYFKNLISSMQQQQQQQQHQHHNANHHLPIAVTSSCLKRPASSLTSLSNKRLKIINNLQNSTAPPQMLLQSGSGSGKVKPKVL, encoded by the exons ATGAGCAATCGAGACAGTATCAGTCTGGCCAAACTGAAGGGACAGAAGTGGAAAGCGTTTGCCGAATTGACGAGTAAACTAATCGGATTAGATT CCGACGATGAGGACGTTCCAATCAGCGAGTTTACCAGCGAGCACCGCAAATCCAGCAAAAGTCACGGCAGCCACCACAAGAACTCAAATAAATATTACTCATCTACGTTCGCTGCATCGGTGATGTCGTTGGGCGCAACCGGTTGCAGCAGTGCAGCGAGAAGCGGAATACACAGCCGCCATAAGGGCAGCGTTATGCGATTGGACAAGGCTGACATGGGTCTATACGGGTTGTGTCCGGAGACAGATCCGTTCTATGCCGTTATCTGTGATATTTGTGGCAGTGTGGTCAAACCGCAAGGCCTCCAGAAACACATGAGTAATCGACACCATTCCCACTACAGCCATGCCTCTAAGAGCGTATCATCGTCGGCATCGCATAGCGGTCGGGATCATCACTCTTACAGTGACACACCGCCCCGAAGTAACAGCAACAGCGGGGACTCCTGCCGGACAGATAAAGTGCATCAGTCCAACAGCTCTTCCAAGCACGACGATCTGGATAATACTCCATTGAAAGCTCGTAGCAGCGGCCTAAGTTCCAAAATAAAAGGGAAAAATGGCAAGAGCGTATCTTCCTTTCACAGTTCCTCCCACCACAATGGAAAACCGGGCAGTTCCAGTGGTAGCAGTTCGAAAACGTCCATACACGAGACTAATCCACCGACTGAAGCTAACAGCAACATGGTTCTCAGCTCTCGGGATCAGCAAAAGCACGAATCTATTTCTTCGCAAACTGCCACACTCAGTGGCCTTTTGGACAAAAAAGGTTCTTTATCTTCTACCTCATCCGGAGTTAGCAGCGACAGCACTTCATCCCACAACATCAACAGCAATAGCAATCCATCGCCGTCGGGAAAGGGGGGAAAGCGGAGCAGCTCCAAGCTTGCATCATCCGCTTCATCTTCCTCATCGTCCTCGTCGTCCTCTTCATCATCTTCATCGTCGTCTTCGTCGTTCAGTACCACCAGTGGCAACGGTGGtagtagcagcagtagcagcagtagtagtagcagcagcagtactTCTATACATACGAGCAGTAAACTGCCGTCTTCCAGCAGCGAACGGAAAAGCGATCACCGAAGGGAGTACGACCCGGACAGGCACTGTGGTGTAACTTCCAGCGACGGCAAACGGCGCTGCACACGGACTCTCAACTGCAAGTCGCATTCCGTTTCATTGCGCCGGGCCGTACCGGGCCGAAGCAAGAGTTTCGACAGGCTTCTGTCCGAGCAGAAATCTGTTTCCGTGGGTCAGGACGAG AACTACATCGATGTGGAATCATCCAGCAACTCTTCGTCCGGTTTCGATGCAGACGGCCGCGCGCGAACCACGTTGGCTGCCGTTGGAGTTGACAATTTGAACTCATCAGAACATCTTTCCTTCACCCCAGAGAAATCTAGTCCCCGCAACGAGAGTGCACCTTCAACTCCCGGTAGCCTCAAGGCGGCCAGCAGTTCCAGCTTAATATCTTCGCCGTCGTCAGCAGTATCAAAGTCTGCTGATTTCAAAAACGAACGTTCGCGACACAAGCAGCGTTCGTCGACTCACTCGAAGTCTGCGGGCTATCAGCAAGATACATCGGTAGCGTCAAGTTCGAACTCTGAACAAACTTCCCTCAAAAACCCTGCTGTCTTACGGGCGAGTAAGACTCAAAGGGAGCAGCCTCTAACGATTCCTTCGGCTGCAGAACTTCTCGCGCATCACTTCGTAGAAGAAAATCCCAACACCGTTCTATCGGACGCTACCATCGTGATGGATCCCAACACAAATCTTCTCAAGCTGTCTGTATCCGGCACGTTGCATCCCACCAATGAGAACGAAACACCGGAAGAATCTATTCAACAGTTTGCGGCTAACTTGATGCAGGAGCAACAACTAACCGTAACGGTCCCCCTATCTGTGATATCATCGATGAACATTTCTGGAAACAACATGGTTAATGTCAATGCCGGAAGCGATGATCCTAGTGCGATTACCTCGACCACGGCCAGTTTGAATGAAGCGACAACCGTGGCGATGCAAGCAGGACAAATTCTCGCCGCAGGCGCCTCCGCCGGAGACAATGATCTGGCAAGAGCTGACCAATTCATCCCAGCGGAGTTGATCAATCAACTTCCGCTGGTACAAACGACAGCAGATGGGACTGAAATCCACGATCCCAACCAGTACATTACTGCATCCACAGGTCAAGAGCTAGGCGATCATGCGTTGATCTCAAACTACAACGATCAGATCAATTACACAATTCAAACGCTAGCACAAAACCTGCACAACGCGGAACACATCGCTGCTGGCCAAGCATTGACGACCGATTTAGCGGAAAGCATTGACGACATCGTCCCAACCATCAACCTGCTACCGGCAGCCACAAATCCACTTGTGCTACCGCAATTGCAAGCCGATTTGGCCGATTCTATAATCCTAACCCCGAACCAATTGTCGTCAATTTCGCAGTCCTTAGTTGATCAACATTTCATAGAAAATGTAACGCTAAAGTCCGAACTTGAGCTGCTTACTGTGAACACTCCCGTGGACATTTCCAAAATAAATCTGCTACGAACGGTTGACGGTGACTTCATCAAGGAGcgtcagcagcaacagcaagcgAGCAACGTTATGTACCATGCCCAAATCGACGAGTTCCGTGGTGTTAAAATGTGGTACAGCAACCTGCCGAAACCGTTGCACGTCAACAACTTCCAGCTGCGCCGACTAGGAGGTGGCTATGTTAtgaaccgaaagttgctcaacATTCGTAAAAACCTCGTCAACGAATCGAACAATCTATCCAAATCGCTCAACTCACAACTATCTCCGATAGGGGGTCCTCGCAGTGCGCTCAACTTCAACAGTTCGAGCGCACGTTCCGGAGACCATTTGCTATCGCCGATCACCGGACTAGGCAAAAGCAAAGATTCTAACGGTGGAATGGGGCTTTCTAGTTCGCCGGTAGGAAACCGCCCTGGCCAGGTTAACCGTGGCCAAAGACGACTGATACTGCCACAGGCTTCGATAAAGAAACCAACGGAAAAGACTTCTTGTTTGCTAAGTAATGCTTACTTTAAGAATCTTATTAGTTCaatgcagcaacagcagcagcagcagcaacatcaaCACCACAACGCTAACCACCATCTCCCCATCGCAGTAACGTCATCCTGCCTAAAGCGGCCCGCTTCCTCGTTAACATCACTGTCGAACAAGCGGCTTAAAATTATCAATAACCTCCAGAATTCAACTGCCCCGCCGCAGATGCTACTGCAAAGTGGAAGCGGCAGCGGTAAAGTGAAGCCCAAAGTGTTATAA